One Janthinobacterium sp. TB1-E2 genomic region harbors:
- a CDS encoding efflux RND transporter periplasmic adaptor subunit: MKNETLPPASPLAATRRRRWRTPVLILVVLGLAGGGWTVMQSKQQAAKAAEQQASKKKEQEKTPVHELAQGDVAAIDARALSISLPLSGSLAPVTQATIKAKVSGVIEATTLQEGQHVANGQILVRLDAADQRARLTQQQAMLDEAQARLSMASKNEANSQALLKQKYISQTAYDTTQNSVDLARANVKSAAAMLDIARIALADTVIRAPMAGIVSKRHLQAGEKVSPDMPVYTIVNLAQLTLEAPVPSAEIPRIKLGQDVHFKVDGFGARDFAGKVTRINPTTESGSRAMLVYIAVDNGDGALRGGMFAKGSIVTERSPVAPLVPLTAVRNEKQGPVVYALVNNKVVAQPVTLGLRNEDEGYAEVTSGLVPGAKVIVAKLDGVKPGHGVTFAAPAAAPAPAAPAAVLARKD; this comes from the coding sequence ATGAAAAACGAGACCCTGCCCCCCGCCTCCCCCCTTGCCGCCACGCGCCGCCGGCGCTGGCGCACGCCCGTCTTGATCCTCGTCGTGCTGGGCCTGGCCGGCGGCGGCTGGACGGTGATGCAGTCGAAGCAGCAAGCCGCCAAGGCGGCCGAGCAGCAGGCGAGCAAGAAGAAGGAGCAGGAAAAGACGCCCGTGCATGAACTGGCGCAGGGCGACGTGGCCGCCATCGATGCGCGCGCCCTCAGTATCAGCCTGCCCCTGTCCGGCTCGCTGGCGCCCGTGACCCAGGCCACCATCAAGGCCAAGGTTTCCGGCGTGATCGAGGCAACGACCTTGCAGGAAGGCCAGCACGTAGCCAATGGGCAAATCCTCGTGCGCCTGGATGCGGCCGACCAGCGCGCCCGCCTGACGCAGCAGCAAGCCATGCTCGACGAAGCGCAGGCGCGCCTGTCGATGGCCAGCAAGAATGAAGCGAACAGCCAGGCGCTGCTCAAGCAAAAATACATTTCGCAGACGGCTTACGACACGACGCAAAACTCCGTCGACCTGGCGCGCGCCAACGTCAAGTCCGCCGCCGCCATGCTCGACATCGCCCGCATCGCGCTGGCCGACACGGTGATACGCGCACCGATGGCCGGCATCGTCAGCAAGCGCCACCTGCAGGCCGGCGAAAAAGTCTCGCCCGACATGCCCGTCTACACCATCGTCAACCTGGCCCAGCTGACCCTGGAAGCACCCGTGCCCAGCGCGGAAATCCCCCGCATCAAGCTGGGCCAGGACGTGCACTTCAAGGTCGACGGCTTCGGCGCGCGCGACTTCGCCGGCAAGGTCACGCGCATCAACCCCACCACCGAGAGCGGCTCGCGCGCCATGCTCGTCTACATCGCCGTCGACAATGGCGATGGCGCGCTGCGCGGCGGCATGTTCGCCAAGGGCAGCATCGTCACCGAGCGCTCGCCCGTGGCGCCGCTCGTGCCCCTGACGGCCGTGCGCAATGAAAAACAGGGCCCCGTCGTGTATGCGCTGGTCAACAACAAGGTCGTCGCCCAGCCCGTCACCCTGGGCTTGCGCAATGAAGATGAAGGCTATGCGGAAGTGACATCGGGCCTGGTGCCGGGCGCGAAAGTCATCGTCGCCAAGCTCGATGGCGTGAAACCTGGCCACGGCGTGACCTTCGCCGCGCCCGCCGCCGCTCCCGCTCCCGCCGCGCCGGCAGCCGTGCTGGCACGGAAGGACTGA
- a CDS encoding efflux RND transporter permease subunit yields the protein MWMTKVSIQNPVFATMVMVALVVLGIFSYRGLGVESMPSVQFPFAAIEVNYPGASPEAVENDITRPIEDAVNTVSGIKTIRANSWEGRAGVYLEFELSTNMDKAMQDLRDKVALVRPRFPKEAKDPFIARAEGDNERPIATIVLTSTGHDLRALSTMTEQIISKRFQGVAGVGQVKLRGLRARQILISMKPIELNAQGIGVDEVIRAIQATNTNLPAGSISHGAAEQLVRVEGKIKDAREFGKIIVARRAVGPVYLDQVATVVDGEQEELSISRMNGQQAVTMEITKVQDANVVEVGTGILKVAADLQKTLPPDITLRVLDDESERVQSQLNNVKRTIIEGAVLTMVIVFLFLHSWRSTIITGLTLPISVLASFIAMKAFGFTLNFLTLMALSLCIGLLIDDAIVVRENIVRHLGMGKNHYKAANDGTNEIGLAVMATTFAIVAVFVPVAFMDGIIGRFFLQFGITVAVAVLVSLFVSFTLDPMLSSVWRDPVKDRFKYVPWLGRFMAWIETGIDRLHVWYGKVLALALRWRKTTLATAVALFAGSLMLVPMIGGEMFPETDQGWVNLRFKTPVGSSLEYTDSKVRQIETALKEFPEIDSLVANIGTPDGRNAAEVNLKLTDIKTHKRRSQQELEKLIRERLAPIAGITLSVGQRPIFIAILGTDEGKLDAVAHTLMDKMRNIKGLADMEYSQEGANPSTTVKINNELASDLGLSVQQIGNALRPFVAGDTVSHWLASDGQNYDVNVQLPKSGRQKVADLADLSLASSKLDANGKPVMIPLRQVVDFVPSSSPQVLKRQALQRRVAIYAGVQGRPAGDVDADVQKAMQSIDLPPGVRFDVAGNAQQMAETMGGAMMALGIAVIFIYLVLASQFGSFLQPIAIMVSLPLSLIGVLAALLITGSTLNIFSVIGFIMLMGLVTKNAILLVDFTNQRQREGLGQFEALMEAGQVRLRPILMTTLAMVFGMLPMAIGMGDGGESQAPMGRAVIGGVITSTLLTLVVVPVAYTYLDSLGKRAARFFGGGEHAHADADDAKAHAH from the coding sequence ATGTGGATGACCAAAGTCAGTATTCAAAATCCCGTCTTCGCCACCATGGTCATGGTGGCGCTGGTAGTACTGGGCATCTTCTCCTACCGTGGCCTGGGCGTGGAGAGCATGCCCAGCGTGCAGTTCCCGTTCGCCGCCATTGAAGTGAACTACCCGGGCGCCTCGCCCGAAGCCGTGGAAAACGACATCACGCGCCCCATCGAGGACGCCGTCAACACCGTCAGCGGCATCAAGACCATCCGTGCCAACTCGTGGGAAGGACGCGCCGGCGTCTACCTGGAATTCGAGCTGTCGACGAATATGGACAAGGCCATGCAGGACTTGCGCGACAAGGTGGCCCTGGTGCGCCCGCGCTTCCCGAAAGAAGCCAAGGACCCGTTCATCGCCCGCGCCGAGGGCGACAACGAGCGCCCCATCGCCACCATCGTGCTGACCTCCACCGGACATGACCTGCGCGCGCTGTCGACCATGACGGAGCAGATCATCAGCAAGCGCTTCCAGGGCGTGGCCGGCGTGGGGCAAGTCAAGCTGCGCGGCTTGCGCGCGCGCCAGATCCTCATCAGCATGAAGCCGATCGAGCTCAATGCCCAGGGCATCGGCGTCGATGAAGTGATCCGCGCCATCCAGGCCACGAATACGAATTTGCCGGCCGGCTCCATCAGCCATGGCGCGGCCGAGCAATTGGTGCGCGTGGAAGGCAAGATCAAGGATGCGCGCGAATTCGGCAAGATCATCGTCGCGCGCCGCGCCGTCGGCCCCGTCTACCTGGACCAGGTAGCCACCGTCGTCGACGGCGAGCAGGAAGAACTGTCGATCTCGCGCATGAACGGCCAGCAGGCCGTGACCATGGAAATCACCAAGGTGCAGGATGCCAACGTAGTCGAAGTGGGCACCGGCATCCTGAAAGTGGCGGCGGACCTGCAAAAGACCCTGCCGCCCGATATCACCCTGCGCGTGCTCGACGACGAATCGGAGCGCGTGCAAAGCCAGCTCAATAACGTCAAGCGCACCATCATCGAAGGCGCCGTGCTGACCATGGTGATCGTCTTCCTGTTCCTGCACTCGTGGCGCTCGACCATCATCACGGGATTGACCCTGCCGATCTCCGTGCTGGCCAGCTTCATCGCCATGAAGGCCTTCGGTTTTACCCTGAACTTTTTGACCCTGATGGCGCTGTCCCTGTGCATTGGCCTCTTGATCGATGACGCCATCGTCGTGCGCGAAAACATCGTGCGCCACCTGGGCATGGGCAAGAACCACTACAAGGCGGCCAACGACGGCACCAATGAAATCGGCCTGGCCGTGATGGCCACCACATTCGCCATCGTCGCCGTGTTCGTGCCCGTCGCCTTCATGGACGGCATCATCGGCCGCTTCTTCCTGCAGTTCGGCATCACCGTGGCCGTCGCCGTGCTCGTGTCGCTGTTCGTCAGCTTCACGCTCGACCCCATGCTGTCGTCCGTCTGGCGCGACCCCGTCAAGGACCGCTTCAAGTACGTGCCGTGGCTGGGCCGCTTCATGGCCTGGATCGAGACGGGCATCGACCGTCTGCACGTCTGGTATGGCAAGGTGCTGGCGCTGGCCCTGCGCTGGCGCAAGACGACCCTGGCCACGGCCGTGGCCCTGTTCGCGGGCAGCCTGATGCTCGTGCCCATGATCGGCGGCGAGATGTTCCCCGAGACGGACCAGGGCTGGGTCAACCTGCGCTTCAAGACGCCCGTCGGCTCCAGCCTCGAATACACGGATAGCAAAGTGCGCCAGATCGAAACGGCCCTGAAGGAATTCCCCGAGATCGACAGCCTGGTGGCCAATATCGGCACGCCCGATGGACGCAATGCGGCCGAGGTGAACCTGAAGCTGACGGACATCAAGACGCACAAGCGCCGCTCGCAGCAGGAACTGGAAAAACTGATCCGCGAGCGCCTGGCGCCGATTGCCGGCATCACCCTGTCCGTCGGCCAGCGTCCCATCTTCATCGCCATCCTCGGCACGGACGAAGGCAAGCTCGATGCGGTGGCGCACACGCTGATGGACAAGATGCGCAACATCAAGGGCCTGGCCGACATGGAATACAGCCAGGAAGGCGCCAATCCGTCGACCACCGTGAAGATCAATAACGAACTGGCCAGCGACCTGGGATTGTCGGTGCAGCAGATCGGCAATGCCCTGCGCCCGTTTGTCGCCGGCGACACGGTCAGCCACTGGCTGGCGTCCGACGGACAGAACTACGACGTCAACGTGCAGCTGCCCAAGTCGGGCCGGCAAAAGGTGGCCGACCTGGCCGACCTGTCGCTGGCGTCGAGCAAGCTTGACGCGAACGGCAAGCCCGTCATGATTCCGCTGCGCCAGGTGGTCGACTTCGTGCCGTCATCGAGCCCGCAAGTGCTCAAACGCCAGGCCTTGCAGCGCCGCGTCGCGATCTATGCGGGCGTGCAGGGCCGTCCCGCCGGCGACGTCGACGCCGATGTGCAAAAGGCGATGCAATCGATCGACCTGCCGCCGGGCGTGCGCTTCGACGTGGCCGGCAATGCGCAGCAGATGGCCGAAACCATGGGCGGCGCGATGATGGCGCTGGGGATCGCCGTGATCTTCATCTACCTGGTGCTGGCCTCGCAATTCGGCAGCTTTTTGCAGCCGATCGCCATCATGGTGTCCCTGCCGCTCTCCTTGATCGGCGTGCTGGCTGCATTGCTCATTACGGGCAGCACCTTGAACATCTTCTCCGTGATCGGCTTCATCATGCTCATGGGCCTCGTCACCAAGAATGCGATTCTGCTGGTCGACTTCACCAACCAGCGCCAGCGCGAAGGTCTGGGGCAGTTCGAGGCGCTGATGGAAGCGGGCCAAGTGCGGCTGCGCCCCATCCTGATGACGACCCTGGCGATGGTCTTCGGCATGCTGCCGATGGCCATCGGCATGGGCGACGGCGGCGAATCGCAGGCGCCGATGGGCCGCGCCGTCATCGGCGGCGTGATCACTTCGACCTTGCTGACCCTGGTGGTGGTGCCCGTCGCCTACACCTACCTCGATAGCCTGGGCAAGCGCGCCGCGCGCTTCTTTGGCGGCGGCGAGCATGCCCACGCCGATGCCGACGACGCCAAGGCACACGCCCACTGA
- a CDS encoding MgtC/SapB family protein, whose product MVFDFALRVAAALTLGAMIGAERQLRQRMAGLRTNALVSVGASLFVMVSVLEGDASGHMRIAAQVVSGIGFLGAGVIMREGMTVRGLNTAATLWCSAAIGILCGLGFALEAAIGTGFVLIANLVLRHLAQRINAHGSEAGIETESIYRVTAVCEAEQEVQVRKLMLRLISGMPALMLQSLHSEDAAHAGRIEVRADLLTPLSSLGLLEQIVSQVSLEGSVSAVRWALVNNAEFVAERGV is encoded by the coding sequence GTGGTATTTGACTTTGCGCTGCGCGTTGCCGCGGCATTGACCCTGGGCGCCATGATCGGCGCCGAACGCCAGCTGCGCCAGCGCATGGCGGGCCTGCGCACGAACGCGCTGGTGTCCGTCGGCGCCTCGCTGTTCGTGATGGTTTCCGTGCTCGAAGGCGATGCCTCTGGCCATATGCGCATCGCCGCGCAGGTGGTGTCAGGCATCGGCTTTCTGGGCGCCGGCGTCATCATGCGCGAAGGCATGACGGTGCGCGGCTTGAACACGGCCGCCACCCTGTGGTGCTCGGCAGCCATCGGCATCCTGTGCGGCCTGGGGTTTGCGCTGGAAGCGGCCATCGGCACGGGCTTCGTGCTGATCGCCAACCTCGTGCTGCGCCACCTGGCGCAGCGCATCAACGCGCACGGCAGCGAAGCGGGCATCGAGACGGAAAGCATCTACCGCGTGACGGCCGTATGCGAGGCGGAGCAGGAAGTCCAGGTGCGCAAGCTGATGCTGCGCTTGATCAGCGGCATGCCGGCCCTGATGCTGCAATCCTTGCACAGCGAGGATGCCGCGCACGCGGGACGCATCGAAGTGCGGGCCGACTTGCTCACGCCCTTGTCCAGCCTGGGATTGCTGGAGCAGATCGTCAGCCAGGTGAGCCTGGAAGGCAGCGTCTCGGCCGTGCGCTGGGCGCTCGTGAACAACGCGGAATTTGTCGCTGAGCGAGGTGTGTGA